From Motilibacter peucedani, the proteins below share one genomic window:
- the dtd gene encoding D-aminoacyl-tRNA deacylase yields the protein MRAVVQRASSAHVVVDGAVVGALPRPGLVVLVGVTHGDNAGVAAALARRVHGLRILEGERSCADLDAPLLVVSQFTLYADTRKGRRPSWSAAAPGAVAEPLVEAFVAELRERGAHVETGVFGADMALTLTNDGPVTILLDSAG from the coding sequence GTGCGGGCGGTGGTGCAGCGGGCGAGCAGCGCCCACGTGGTGGTCGACGGGGCCGTGGTCGGCGCGCTGCCGCGCCCCGGGCTGGTGGTGCTGGTCGGCGTCACGCACGGCGACAACGCCGGTGTCGCGGCCGCACTGGCCCGGCGGGTGCACGGCCTGCGCATCCTCGAGGGCGAGCGCAGCTGCGCCGACCTCGACGCCCCGCTGCTGGTCGTCAGCCAGTTCACCCTCTACGCCGACACCCGCAAGGGTCGGCGCCCGAGCTGGTCCGCCGCCGCGCCCGGCGCCGTCGCCGAGCCGCTGGTCGAGGCGTTCGTCGCCGAGCTGCGCGAGCGCGGAGCGCACGTCGAGACCGGGGTGTTCGGCGCCGACATGGCCCTCACCCTCACCAACGACGGCCCCGTGACGATCCTGCTCGACAGCGCCGGCTGA